Sequence from the Nitrospirota bacterium genome:
ATTTTCAATTGTGTCTTGGTTTCACGAAGCATCGTTTGCGCCGCCCGGGGGTCCTTCCGGAGAATCTCCTGGCAAAGATCCAGCTTGAAGTTCACCCCGGCCAGGTTTTGGACCAGGCCGTCATGGATTTCGCAGGCGATGCGGGTCCGCTCCTCCGTGACCGCCGCTCCTGACTCCTTGACGTAGAGCCGGTAAAGAGACTGGTACTTGTTGAGGGTCTTTTCGATCTCCGCGGTGGCGCGAATCCGGGCTTCGATCAACTGCCACATGAACTTGGCGCTGGCGCCGCCGATCACCGCGACGCCCATGCGGTGGAAGTCCTGCAGCACACGTCCCACTTCCGCGCTCCCGCTCACGTCGATGATCAGATCCACCCGCTCCATCGCGAGCAGTTCCCGGTAATCGCGCGTGATCGGAATGTTCAGCCGGCGCGCCAGCGCCACCCCGTCGGCCTTGGGGTTCACCTCGGCGATGCCCACGACTTGCACCAGCGGATCGGTGGCAAAGATTTCCATCAGTGCCGTGCCGCCGCGGCCGGCCCCGATGATGGCAACATGTGTCGCGGGCGCCCCCCGCTTCTTGAGCGGGCGCCGCCGCGCACGTTTGGGTTTCACGCTGTGCCGAACAGCAGGCATCGGGGGCCTCGCCAGGATGCTCGGAGGGACGTCACCGAACCGCACACAATCGTACCGTGAACGGGAAGCGAAGGGAAGGCGCGCAAGGAAAGAAAAGAGTGGCGGGGAAACAGGCCGTACTATTTCTCCCGCCGCTCGCGGGCCAGCGCTTTCAGTTCGTCCATGAACTGATCGATGTCCTTGAACTCGCGGTAGACCGAGGCAAACCGGACGTAGGCCACTTGATCCAGTTGGTGCAATTCCCGCATCACTTCCTCCCCGACGACGGTGCTGGGAAGCTCCGTTTCCCCCATTTCCTGAATGCGCTTCTCGATCCGATCCGCCACCGCTTCGATCGTCGCAGTGCTGATCGGGCGCTTCTCGCAAGCCTTCTTCAACCCCGCCAGAATTTTCCCCCGATCGAACGGCTCGCGCCGCCCGTCCTTCTTCACCACGACGGGCAGGCTTTCTTCGACCCGTTCATAGGTCGTGTAGCGACGTTTGCAGGCCAGGCATTCGCGGCGGCGGCGGATGACTTCGCCCTCGCGGGCCATCCGCGAATCCACCACCTTGTCTTCAATGTCATCGCAGAAGGGACACTTCACCAGGCTGGTCCTTCTCAGGCCGAGGGGGCCTCGTAGGGGTAAAAGAACGGGAACCGATTGCAGAGGGCCTTGGCCTGTTTCCGAATTTCCCGCTGCAACCGCTTGTCCTTGGGCTTCTGAAGCACTTGGTCGATCAGCGACACGACCTCGGCCATCTCCGCTTCCCGCATCCCGCGCGTCGCGACGATCGGGGTCCCCAATCGGATCCCGCTGGCGACGGCCGGCGGCTTTTCGTCGTACGGCACCGCGTTCTTGTTCACGATGATACCGGCGTTGTCCAACGCCGTCTCCGCTTCCTTGCCCGTAACCTCCTTGTTGCTGAGATTGACCAGCATCAAGTGGGTATCGGTTCCGCCCGAGACGACCTTGTAGCCGCGCGACAGCAGCCCCGAGGCCAGCGCTCGGGCATCGGCCAGAACCTGCTGTTGATAGGCCTTGAAGGACGGCGCGAGGGCTTCGTGAAAGGCCACGGCCTTGGCCGCGATCACATGCATCAACGGCCCCCCCTGCATGCCGGGGAAGACCACCTTGTCTACGGCCTTGGCGTGCTCCGCCTTGCACATGACCACCCCACCGCGCGGACCCCGAAGGGTTTTGTGAGTCGTCGTGGTGACAAAATCGGCATAAGGCACGGGGTTGGGATGGAGCCCGGCGGCAACGAGGCCGGCAATGTGGGCCATGTCGACCATCAGATAGGCCCCGACCGACTTGGCGATCGCCTGAAACCGCGGAAAGTCCAGCGTCCGCGCATAGGCGCTCGCCCCCGCGACCACCATCTTCGGCCGACACTGCTCGGCGATGCGTTGCACCGCGTCATAGTCGATCTGCTCGGTCTGCCGGTCCACCCCATAAAAGTACGACTGGAAGAGCTGGCCCGAGAAATTCACCTTGCTCCCGTGGGTCAGGTGCCCGCCCTGCGCCAGATCCATGCCCAAAATCACGTCCCCCGGCTTGAGCACCGAGAGATAGGCGGCCATGTTGGCCTGCGAGCCGGAATGGGGCTGGACATTGACGTGCTCGGCGCCGAAGATCTGCTTCGCACGCTCAATCGCAAGCGATTCCACCGTA
This genomic interval carries:
- a CDS encoding serine hydroxymethyltransferase, giving the protein MKALKAGDPAVYEAIRKEEKRQRDKLLLIASENFASPAVLAAQGSLMTNKYAEGYPGRRYYGGCQHVDTVESLAIERAKQIFGAEHVNVQPHSGSQANMAAYLSVLKPGDVILGMDLAQGGHLTHGSKVNFSGQLFQSYFYGVDRQTEQIDYDAVQRIAEQCRPKMVVAGASAYARTLDFPRFQAIAKSVGAYLMVDMAHIAGLVAAGLHPNPVPYADFVTTTTHKTLRGPRGGVVMCKAEHAKAVDKVVFPGMQGGPLMHVIAAKAVAFHEALAPSFKAYQQQVLADARALASGLLSRGYKVVSGGTDTHLMLVNLSNKEVTGKEAETALDNAGIIVNKNAVPYDEKPPAVASGIRLGTPIVATRGMREAEMAEVVSLIDQVLQKPKDKRLQREIRKQAKALCNRFPFFYPYEAPSA
- the nrdR gene encoding transcriptional repressor NrdR, whose translation is MKCPFCDDIEDKVVDSRMAREGEVIRRRRECLACKRRYTTYERVEESLPVVVKKDGRREPFDRGKILAGLKKACEKRPISTATIEAVADRIEKRIQEMGETELPSTVVGEEVMRELHQLDQVAYVRFASVYREFKDIDQFMDELKALARERREK